Genomic segment of Desulfofalx alkaliphila DSM 12257:
TTAGATCTGGCCACTTGCGAATGGATTATCTATTTAGATGCAGATGAAGAGTTGGTAATTGACGATAAAGATAAATTTAAGGAGCTATTAAGGAGAAAAGATGTTGAAGGTTATTTTTTTAATATTATTAACTTTACTTCCGATACACCGGGTGGCCAGAGAATAAAACATACTAATTTACGATTATTTAAAAACAGGCCCCAATATCGTTTTAAAGGGGCCTTACATGAGCAAATTATTCCTTCTATACTGGAGTTTAATCCAAATGCAAAATTGCTTGGTACCGATATTACTATAATTCACCATGGTTATAAAAATAAAGATATAGAGCTTAAAGACAAAAATACTCGTAATTTAAACATCCTAAAAAACCAGTTGAATAAAGATGCTGAAAATGTGTTCTTGCGTTACAATTTTGCAGTTTCACTTTTGAGAAACAAGCAGCTGGAAGAAGCGATAAACGAATTTGAAAAGATTTACAAGAAATTAGATTTGAAAGCCGGTTATACACCAACGGTGTTCAGAAATTATGCTGTATGCCTTTTAGAAAGGAACCTTCCTCAGCGGGCTTTGGAAGTTTTAGATGACGGAATAAGGCTGTTTCCCGATTACACTGATCTTCATTACCTGAAAGGTCAATGCCTAGAAAAGCTAAACAGAATAACGATGGCACAAAAATGCTACCTTCGTTGCCTGGAGATTGGTGAAGCCAACAGCAAGTATGTATCCACTGAGGGAATCGGGGGTTTTTGCCCGCTGCGCAATTTGGGAAACATGATGAAAAAAAGCGGTCATCATCAGTTGGCACTAATGTATTATCAAAGGGCTTATCAGAGCAATCCTGAGCACCGGCAAACCTTGTTTGACTTGGGGCAGGCATTGAAAAAGGTGTTAAAAGAGCCGTTGAAGATAAGGGCATATATTAAGGACAAAATTAAAGTAACCAATATTGAACAATTGATAAATTTGGCGGAATTGCTATATTCCGTTGACGATTATGATGGTTGTATCACTTACCTTAATGAAGCAATAATTAAAGGTGGAATTAAATCCCCCCGGCTAACCATGTTAAAGGGAAGATGTTTGTCCCAATTGGGCAGGTGGGATGATGCCCGGCTGCAGTATCTTGAAATAGACTTAGAAAACCCACTAATAAAAGATGCTGTGATTGAAAGCTGCCTGTGCTGTTGGTTGGCTGAGCCCATAAAAAATGCCGCTCAAATAATAGATAAGCTAAAAATAAAGGATAACCTGACATACAGTTTTTTAAATGCCATCAATAATAATTTAATTCATCAAGAAAAAGAAAAAATCCAAGTAATGAACCCTGAAATTACCGAAAAAATAATTGCTAAACTTATAGAGTATAGGCAGGGCGAAATGGCTAAAAAAATCATATTACTATTAGATGATTATTCTGAAGGTGAAGTTTTATATCATATTGGCAAAGCATTGTTTAACCAAAAAATCTATTTAGAGGCATCCAATTACCTATTGGATGCCCTGTCAGCTGACATAAATCACCATGATTTATATTTCATGCTGGGCAGTATTTGTTTAAACAGAAGGGCTTTGTGGGAGGCGGAACAATTAATACAGCAAGCCATACAAATTAAAGCAGAGAGCCGGTATTATGAAAAATTAGTTGAAATATTGCTGGCTCAGGCATACGAAACTGCATTGGAAGCAGTGGCGGAGTTTCCTGAAAATAATACATTTAAAAAGATATTAAATGAAATTAAGAACTGCCAGCTGGAATATGAGGTTGTGAGGGGATCTTGTTGAAAAAACTTTCTATAAGTTTATGTATGATTGTTAAAAATGAAGAATTCTCTATTATTAGATGTCTAAATAGCATTAAAAATATTGCGGATGAAATCATTATTGTGGATACCGGTTCGGTGGATAATACCATAGAAATTGCCAAGGACTTTGGTGCAAAGGTCATCGAGCATCCTTGGCAAAACAATTTCAGTGATGCCAGAAACGTTAGCTTGGAGCATGCACACGGAGACTGGATATTGTTTTTAGATGCCGATGAAGAGGTGATGGCTGAGGACCTACATAGATTTGAAATACTTGAATCCACTGATAGGGATGGCTTTTTTCTTGTAATACTAAATCTGGATGAAAAAGGCGGTCATACCAGACAACAATCCCTGCGGTTATTTAAAAATCAGTGCGAATATCGTTTTCAGGGAGCTATCCATGAGCAGATAATGCAGTCAATTATAAATCATAACCCTTCAGCCAGATTCGGCAGTTTAAATATTAGAATAAAACACTACGGTTACTTAAATGAACAAGTCAGCAGACATAATAAAGTTTACCGAAATATAAGCATGTTGCAGCATGAACTCATTAAAGAAAAAAACAACGGCTTTTTGTATTTTAGTCTGGGGAATGAATACATGAGGATGGGTGATTATGCCAAGGCGTTACAGTATTATAATATGGCCGAGAATTTTACCGCAGCAGAAGTAAGTTATGCTCCCTTATTGGGTAAAAAGAAAAGTCAAGCTTTAATTAATAGAAAACTATATCAAGAGGCCCTTGGGGTATTGAAAAATTATTTAAAAATATATCCCGATTATACTGATTTGCTGTTTTTAAAAGCGGGTGTATACTATAAGACCGGTCAACACCAACAATCCCTTAGTTTATTTAAACGATGCCTACTGCTTGGAGAAGCACCTGCCTGTTATGTATCGGAAAGTGGAGTGGGAACATATAAAGCTGAACAGGCCATAAGAAAGGTATCCGCTTCAATGAATAAAAGCGGAATAAGCCTGTGTATGATTGTTTTCAATGAGGAAAACAATCTACCAAGATGTTTAAACAGTGCAAAAGATGTGGTGGATGAGATCATTATTGTTGATACCGGGTCGACGGATAGCACTGTACAAATAGCCAATAATTTTGGGGCTAAAGTATATCATTTTGACTGGTCAGGGGATTTTGCCGAGGCGAGAAATTATTCGTTAAAGTTTGCCACCTGCCCGTGGGTTTTAGTTTTAGATGCCGATGAAATGCTGCGACCCTGTGAACATCAGCGGTTGCGGGAAGCAGTTGGCGTTACAGGAACAACTATGGGTTATTATCTAAAAATAATTAACTATTTTGGCCGGGGTGATGCTGAACAATATGTGGTAGATGCCGTTTGCAGACTGTTTCGGAACAGTAAAGAATTCTCTTTTTCCGGCAGAATACATGAGGAAATTTCCCAATCAATAATTAGCAGGCATGGTTTGAAGTCAATATCTCCATTGGATGTGCATATTGATCACCGGGGTTATATAGAACAACCGGGATTGAATAATAAAAACCAAAGGAATATTGGTATTTTAAAAAAACAATTAAAACAAGATCCTGAAGATGCCTATGCTCTCTATGCATTGGGCACAGAATATTTTCAACAGGGTGATTATAACAATGCCCTTGTTCAATATTATAAGGCCCTGAGGTTGATAGACGGCAAAGATGTCATGTCTGATCTATTTTTTAAGATTGCAGTGTGTCATTTAGAACTGAAAGAATACCAAAAAGGGTTACAAATTATTGAGCAAGGTCAGCAGTTATTTGCCCATTTCACCCCCCTGTGGTATCTTCAGGGATTGATTGAGTATAAGCAAAATCAATTAACCCAAGCTTGTAGAACCTGGGAAAAAACATTGTCAATGGGGGACCCTCCATGGCACCGCTATACCTTTCCCCATGGCATAGGTGGTTTTATCACTGCCGCGGCCCTGGGTGGTTGTTATGAGAAAATGGGTTTACTTGATAAAGCGGAAAGTTTGTTAGAAAAATATTTGATAAAAGGGAAGGGAGTAAGGGCGGTTACACCCATATATTGTCGAATTTTATTGAAGAAATACCAAGCTAATGAATGCCTGGCAAAACTTGAGAGGTTAAACTATCCCCGTTGTTTTAAGGAAAGCATTATTCTTGCCCGAGTTTTTAGTCAGTTAGATAATGTTGAATTAGAGCACATCTATTTTAGAAAATCTTTAGATCTGTTAAGAAATCAACCTAATCAAGGGGATTACTTACAGTTAATAGCCCTCAAACTGAAGTCTATTGATAAGTATTGCGGCTATGGCATGAAATTAGGGGATCAATCCCCCCTCTTGTCAAGGTTAAAGAGCAAGCTTATCTCACTCCGAAAGGAGGATAACAAGAACATATGCCCAAAATAGTTGGTATTATGGTGGCAAGGAGTCAGCAAGGCTGGCTGGGTGCTTGCTTACGCGAAGCAACAAAAATTTGCGATAAGATAATAATCATTGATGATAAGTCCACAGACAGAACGATTGAAATATATAAAGCATTTCCGAAGGTGGAATATCACTGCTATCACAGAAGGATAAGCAAAAAGACAGCTTATGTTAAATTAATTCATTTGGCTAAAAAAAATAATGCGGACTGGGTTTTACTTTTGGATGCCTATGAAATATTAGAAAAAAATGCTGCTGATGTCATTGGCCGTCTGGTTGCCAGAACAGATCCCAAAGAACCGGTATTCTTATTTTACTACTTAAGATTACTGTATTTTTGGCAAGATGCCGAATATTATATCAGCAATGGCCCTTATGCTAATAACTGGGCCCCTAGGCTGTTTACCACCTGGGGGGACGGTTGGAAACTGTTGACAAACTGGAATTGGGAAGCCCATAGCACCGGAAAACCACTTCCGCCGCCGGAAGAATACAAAAACTATGGAAAAAGGATAAATGTTTGTATAAAAAACTATCATTTTTTTGACGGTAATTTGGGCAATATTTTTCAGAACGGTCCTCAGTTGGTTAAATGGAAAGACAGAAAGAATATTCAATGGCAGTGCTGCCAGGGTGAGGAAACAATAAACAACTTAAAATATATTAATGAAACCATAAAAATGGTACCGCCCGGTGCCATGAAACTATTGGATGTAGGCTGTGGTCAAGGTGACTTAGGAGAGATGTTAAAACAGCAGGACCACCGAAGAGAAGTGATTGGTATAGAAAGAGATGAGATGATTGCCTGTATGGCAATGAACAAATATGATTATGTTATTGTGGGGGATATGGATAATGCAAGCTTAGAATTCCCTGTGGGTTATTTTGACTGCGTAATAGTGCAGAATATGTTAGAAAAAGCAACAGCTCCTTTGGATGTTCTTTTATATGTAAAAAAGTTTCTACATGACAGTGGTAGTCTTATTCTCAAATGTAAGAATGCAAGGAACATTAATATCATAAATGAACTGGTAAATGAAGGGGTATGTGGCTGGGCAAATGAAAGACTTTTCACCTTAAGGGCTATAAAAGAAATGGTTTCTAGGTCTAAAATGAAAATAGAAGAGATACACCATATACCCAATGAGGAAAAGAAGATGGCCAATATTGCACTGGGTAATTTATCTTCTCAACAGTTAAAAGAATTAGAAACCGAGTGCTTTATTATTAAAATAATTAAGGAAAAGAAAAAGCTATCATAAAAGATAGCTTTTTTAAATTATTGGGCGGAACTGGCTGTATTCTTTTTGCGGTATACAATTAACTTAACTTTAAGAACTACCTTAACAATAAGATTAGCTTTTTGGCCGGCGATTTTAGATGAGGTATCAGCGGGAATGCCCACTATGGTAATGGCCTTAATTTTACTCTGTTCTTTGACCTCATCGCCCGGGCGTATGTTATCTAATTTTTGTACTGACTGAATGGGAACGACAACTTCTTTGATGAGACCCCCTTTTGCATCGGGGCAGTGGGCGGAGTTCTGCAGTTTAAAAAGTAGTTTTAGTTTAATAAATCCTTCATTAATAAGCAGATTCTTTTTTATTATGGGAGTTAATACAGGATCACCCACGGGCTTGCTCTCTACCGGCACTAATAAATCGCCGGTTTTTGGGTCAATTTCTACCCCTATGGGTGCAGGAATGGTGGTTTCGCCAACTTTAATAAACTCTTTTTTAGCAACTATAAAATCACTGCTCATGGCTACTCTCCTTCTTGTTTTTTATACATAATACTCTCTTCAATATATAATGTGATATTGCAATAATGTAGTAAAATATTCCAAAAGTTAGGGGTTGCGCTGAAAATCTATTTGCGAAAAACACCCAACATCCCACTGTCCAAAAGATAACTCTGATGAGGTTGGTAAACAAGTGTCTTTGGTCTTTTGTTTTTTACCGGGCTCTTATTATATAAATATTTAGCATACTCTAATATGTTTAGATAAGACTTAACAATTGCATCTCTTTCAGTGGTATTATAAAAAGATACCTTTTTAGAACAGGAATTACACTCAATAAACCATAAACGACCCTTTTTATCTAGGCCAACATCTATGCCAATTTCAGCGGTTGGGCCATATGCTTTTTCGATACTTTTATATGCCGTAAACAAAAGTTTTTGCAGCCGGCTTTCTAGTTCTTTAAATCTGGCTTCAGAGTATTTTAAAGTATTCTGAAAAAATGCTTTAAAAGGATAACT
This window contains:
- a CDS encoding TPR domain-containing glycosyltransferase: MIVKNEEHYLKRCLSSAKELVDEIIIVDTGSTDGTLEIANNFGHKVAKVPWANDFSLARNHSLDLATCEWIIYLDADEELVIDDKDKFKELLRRKDVEGYFFNIINFTSDTPGGQRIKHTNLRLFKNRPQYRFKGALHEQIIPSILEFNPNAKLLGTDITIIHHGYKNKDIELKDKNTRNLNILKNQLNKDAENVFLRYNFAVSLLRNKQLEEAINEFEKIYKKLDLKAGYTPTVFRNYAVCLLERNLPQRALEVLDDGIRLFPDYTDLHYLKGQCLEKLNRITMAQKCYLRCLEIGEANSKYVSTEGIGGFCPLRNLGNMMKKSGHHQLALMYYQRAYQSNPEHRQTLFDLGQALKKVLKEPLKIRAYIKDKIKVTNIEQLINLAELLYSVDDYDGCITYLNEAIIKGGIKSPRLTMLKGRCLSQLGRWDDARLQYLEIDLENPLIKDAVIESCLCCWLAEPIKNAAQIIDKLKIKDNLTYSFLNAINNNLIHQEKEKIQVMNPEITEKIIAKLIEYRQGEMAKKIILLLDDYSEGEVLYHIGKALFNQKIYLEASNYLLDALSADINHHDLYFMLGSICLNRRALWEAEQLIQQAIQIKAESRYYEKLVEILLAQAYETALEAVAEFPENNTFKKILNEIKNCQLEYEVVRGSC
- a CDS encoding glycosyltransferase, producing MIVKNEEFSIIRCLNSIKNIADEIIIVDTGSVDNTIEIAKDFGAKVIEHPWQNNFSDARNVSLEHAHGDWILFLDADEEVMAEDLHRFEILESTDRDGFFLVILNLDEKGGHTRQQSLRLFKNQCEYRFQGAIHEQIMQSIINHNPSARFGSLNIRIKHYGYLNEQVSRHNKVYRNISMLQHELIKEKNNGFLYFSLGNEYMRMGDYAKALQYYNMAENFTAAEVSYAPLLGKKKSQALINRKLYQEALGVLKNYLKIYPDYTDLLFLKAGVYYKTGQHQQSLSLFKRCLLLGEAPACYVSESGVGTYKAEQAIRKVSASMNKSGISLCMIVFNEENNLPRCLNSAKDVVDEIIIVDTGSTDSTVQIANNFGAKVYHFDWSGDFAEARNYSLKFATCPWVLVLDADEMLRPCEHQRLREAVGVTGTTMGYYLKIINYFGRGDAEQYVVDAVCRLFRNSKEFSFSGRIHEEISQSIISRHGLKSISPLDVHIDHRGYIEQPGLNNKNQRNIGILKKQLKQDPEDAYALYALGTEYFQQGDYNNALVQYYKALRLIDGKDVMSDLFFKIAVCHLELKEYQKGLQIIEQGQQLFAHFTPLWYLQGLIEYKQNQLTQACRTWEKTLSMGDPPWHRYTFPHGIGGFITAAALGGCYEKMGLLDKAESLLEKYLIKGKGVRAVTPIYCRILLKKYQANECLAKLERLNYPRCFKESIILARVFSQLDNVELEHIYFRKSLDLLRNQPNQGDYLQLIALKLKSIDKYCGYGMKLGDQSPLLSRLKSKLISLRKEDNKNICPK
- a CDS encoding methionine biosynthesis protein MetW, with the translated sequence MPKIVGIMVARSQQGWLGACLREATKICDKIIIIDDKSTDRTIEIYKAFPKVEYHCYHRRISKKTAYVKLIHLAKKNNADWVLLLDAYEILEKNAADVIGRLVARTDPKEPVFLFYYLRLLYFWQDAEYYISNGPYANNWAPRLFTTWGDGWKLLTNWNWEAHSTGKPLPPPEEYKNYGKRINVCIKNYHFFDGNLGNIFQNGPQLVKWKDRKNIQWQCCQGEETINNLKYINETIKMVPPGAMKLLDVGCGQGDLGEMLKQQDHRREVIGIERDEMIACMAMNKYDYVIVGDMDNASLEFPVGYFDCVIVQNMLEKATAPLDVLLYVKKFLHDSGSLILKCKNARNINIINELVNEGVCGWANERLFTLRAIKEMVSRSKMKIEEIHHIPNEEKKMANIALGNLSSQQLKELETECFIIKIIKEKKKLS